One Xenopus tropicalis strain Nigerian chromosome 8, UCB_Xtro_10.0, whole genome shotgun sequence genomic window carries:
- the mcl1 gene encoding induced myeloid leukemia cell differentiation protein Mcl-1: MMRQSVIAKQRTSAGFLIPCQFYCSGGGGGNASEKAVNDRGASPWDADMEAHRDKLDRPQLNGFGFNSGGSLTASQEGELDEDIDGGSQGSSSPPDSPVCPKDGLYMDTQQLILAFFRGYCGEETSGLKASFLLHHGAHPKALETLQRVGGDIIEKHHMAFTGMLQRLSIHSREDLQKLSEVPALVFNDGVTNWGRIVTVISFGAFVAKHLKSIDLEDCIMALAEHFTLFLMTSKKDWIIQEKGWEGFVDFFHIEDYESGLRTVLMAFSSVAVLGAGLAFMIR, from the exons ATGATGCGCCAGTCGGTCATTGCCAAGCAGCGTACCTCTGCGGGCTTCCTCATCCCCTGCCAGTTCTACTGCTCGGGTGGCGGCGGCGGGAACGCCTCAGAGAAGGCAGTGAATGACCGAGGGGCTTCTCCGTGGGACGCCGATATGGAGGCGCATAGGGATAAGCTGGACAGGCCGCAGCTGAATGGCTTCGGGTTTAACAGTGGGGGGAGCCTTACTGCCTCCCAGGAGGGAGAATTGGATGAGGATATTGATGGCGGCTCCCAGGGTTCTAGCTCCCCCCCGGACAGCCCTGTGTGCCCGAAGGATGGATTATATATGGACACCCAGCAGCTCATCCTGGCTTTCTTCCGGGGATACTGCGGGGAGGAAACCAGCGGCTTAAAGGCCTCCTTCCTCCTCCATCATGGCGCCCACCCCAAGGCCCTGGAGACCCTGCAGCGGGTCGGGGGAGACATTATAGAGAAGCACCATATGGCCTTTACTG GCATGCTGCAAAGGTTGTCTATACATAGTAGAGAGGACTTGCAGAAACTTTCCGAAGTTCCCGCTTTGGTCTTTAATGATGGAGTTACAAACTGGGGCCGGATTGTTACCGTCATAAGCTTTGGTGCGTTTGTTGCAAAGCATCTAAAGAGCATAGACCTTGAAGACTGTATCATGGCTTTGGCGGAGCACTTCACACTATTCCTAATGACAAGCAAAAAAGACTGGATAATCCAGGAAAAGGGATGG gaggGCTTTGTGGACTTTTTTCACATAGAAGACTATGAAAGTGGACTCAGAACTGTTTTGATGGCTTTCTCAAGTGTTGCGGTTCTTGGGGCTGGCTTGGCGTTCATGATCCGGTGA